GAATCAACGGATGCATCAACCTCTGAAGGCGAATCTAATCCTGAAGCGAGTACACCTGAAGAATCATCTGAAGGTGAATCAGCCGATGGTGCTAACTAATTTGAAAGAATCTCATCTATTTGAAGGCTCATGGCCTTTTCAAAACTCCGAGGGACAACTGCTTCTCGGGGTTTTTGCTTTACAAAGATTGAAGGGAAGGAGACTGTCTCATTTCATCTCTCCGGCCAAATAAAGATAAGTCCCATAAAGGCGATTCTACGTTGGTGCTGTCAACGTTTTCACGGGGAATCACAAACAAGTTCTTACTAAATTCACAATATTATCTTAAAATATAGTGTATGATAGACATAGAATACAATTCACTCATAGGAGTAACAGAAGGAGTTTGCGATGAGTTTAAATGTAAGCAATCTGTACAGTGGCTACCGTCAAGTCCCTGTATTGAAAGATATTAATTTTACCATCCAATTCGGCGAGGTGGTGGGCTTGGTCGGCTTGAATGGAGCGGGGAAATCGACGCTTTTAAAGACGATTCTAGGTTTATTGATCCCGCAAGAAGGCCGCGTTGAGATTGCAGGCCAGACGATTGAAGATAACCATACCCTCTACGCCAAGCAAGTAGCTTATATTCCAGAGACACCAATCCTCTACGATGAACTAACGCTGCAAGAACATCTGGAAATGACCGCCTTAGGCTATGATATTCCTATCGAAACGGTGATGGAGCGAGCAGAGCCGCTGTTGAAGATGTTCCGCCTCGACCAGAATTTGAATTGGTTCCCAACCCACTTCTCCAAAGGCATGAAGCAGAAAGTGATGGTCATTTGTGCTTTAGTCACGGATGCTCGGGTGTTGATTATTGATGAACCTTTCTTAGGTTTAGATCCTTTGGCCATCCGGGATTTCACGGACCTCTTGAAGGAGCGGGCCGACCAAGGCACGGCTGTTCTGTTTACGACCCATATGTTGTCGATTGCCCGTGATCTCTGCGATCGCTACCTTTTCTTGCAACATGGGGAGTTAGTTGCCAAAGGAGATTTAGAAGAAATTCGCAAGCAAATGGGCTCGCCTCAGGCAAGTTTGGACGAGTTGTATGTGCAGATGACGGCAGGTGAAGGCCATGGCTAAGCAAGCATCCGCCGGGGTGGCCATTGATGCGAAGAATCGCCGTCGTCCACCGAAACAGCGCCAAAGTATGCCGAAGAGCTTAGATGAACTGTTCCGCTTTCGCTTCCACAAGCACCTTCAAGAAATTGGTAAATACGGTCGTTTGATCTTAAATGACCATTTCTCCATTATTCTCTTCGTCCTCTTCGCCTTTGGGATTACCTTCTACCAGAATATTTTAATTCGGGTACAAGCGAGTAATCCGGCAGAAGTACGCATACCGATTATCATAATCAGCTTGGTGTGGCTGGCTTTCTGCTTTAATCTAGGTCAACCTTTGTGGTATACCAAAGACCCAGACAAAAGTTACCTCTTTGCCCGCGGTGAGGAGTGGACGCCATATTGGCTGAAGGGTACTCTCTTAGGCTTAATCATCCCGGCGATTTGCTTCGGGGTGGGGCAGTTGATTGTCTACCCTTTTATTAGTTACGTGAGTGCTTGGCAAGGTGGGCAAATCTGGTTCTTTATTACGTTAGGCCTGCTGATGAAATTAATCAGTTTCCTACTATTGTATCTCAATATTTATGACCTGGGCTTTGGGCGCAAGGGTAGCCCCTTGCCACAAATTGCCCATACGAGTCTTTACACCCTACTTCTCTTAGGTACTCTCGTCTTGCCCCCAGGGTATCATATTGGTCTCATGGCTTCGGCAGCGATTCTCGGGCTTGGCTATATTCTGTGGGCTATGAGTCAACGCAGAAAGCGCTGGATTCAATTCGATTACGTTGTCCACCAAGAAACCTTGCGTGAAGCTAAGTTCTACCGATTGGTGTCCATCTTTGCGGATGTTCCTGATCAGAAGGTGACGGTCTCGAGACGTCAGTATTTGGACTGGTTTTTAAAGCAGATGGGGACCCTCAATCAAAGTCGCTACGGCTATCTCTATATGCGGGTGCTGTTCCGCAATGATGCGTATGCGGGCATTTGGCTGCGGGTAAT
This region of Suicoccus acidiformans genomic DNA includes:
- a CDS encoding ABC transporter ATP-binding protein, giving the protein MSLNVSNLYSGYRQVPVLKDINFTIQFGEVVGLVGLNGAGKSTLLKTILGLLIPQEGRVEIAGQTIEDNHTLYAKQVAYIPETPILYDELTLQEHLEMTALGYDIPIETVMERAEPLLKMFRLDQNLNWFPTHFSKGMKQKVMVICALVTDARVLIIDEPFLGLDPLAIRDFTDLLKERADQGTAVLFTTHMLSIARDLCDRYLFLQHGELVAKGDLEEIRKQMGSPQASLDELYVQMTAGEGHG
- a CDS encoding ABC transporter permease codes for the protein MAKQASAGVAIDAKNRRRPPKQRQSMPKSLDELFRFRFHKHLQEIGKYGRLILNDHFSIILFVLFAFGITFYQNILIRVQASNPAEVRIPIIIISLVWLAFCFNLGQPLWYTKDPDKSYLFARGEEWTPYWLKGTLLGLIIPAICFGVGQLIVYPFISYVSAWQGGQIWFFITLGLLMKLISFLLLYLNIYDLGFGRKGSPLPQIAHTSLYTLLLLGTLVLPPGYHIGLMASAAILGLGYILWAMSQRRKRWIQFDYVVHQETLREAKFYRLVSIFADVPDQKVTVSRRQYLDWFLKQMGTLNQSRYGYLYMRVLFRNDAYAGIWLRVMIFVAVMLVFAPSPIFAVLLGVLGYILTLVQLMPLMKHYQRHPIQKIYPNRAGSQVETFRMTMTIIIGLQTAVYALVYVFAASEFVHVPWVIVSWILVAAILLMSYIPWWGRHNEI